A genome region from Syntrophaceae bacterium includes the following:
- a CDS encoding phospholipase A, whose translation MNRHRLLACFLLVLLCGPPGCPVRAAAAASLEECALIEDDAARLRCYDEAAGRRTAERVMPAPVPPATGDASPPSFFSRKWQLDEKSRLRRYAIMPHRHNYILPYTYNFHQEKKPFESAYPGTELDDAEIKFQISLKVKLWQDILGLPLDLWFAYTQLSFWQFYNTEFSSPFRETNYEPEALLNYRTDTDILGLMRSRFIQVGLNHQSNGRGEPLSRSWNRIVANFGFERDVLNLQLKTWLRIPESADKDDNPDIESYLGYGEIWLGTIWRDFHLALMLRNNLRLDDNRGAAQLEVSFPLIEHLNGYVQYFVGYGESLIDYNHFAHRIGVGVMVKDW comes from the coding sequence ATGAACCGTCATCGGCTTCTTGCCTGTTTCCTGCTCGTTCTGCTCTGCGGGCCTCCCGGCTGCCCCGTGCGGGCCGCGGCGGCCGCAAGCCTCGAAGAATGCGCCCTGATCGAAGACGACGCGGCGCGGCTCCGCTGTTACGACGAGGCGGCCGGACGCAGAACGGCCGAGCGTGTGATGCCCGCTCCCGTCCCGCCCGCGACGGGCGATGCCTCGCCGCCGTCCTTTTTCAGCCGGAAGTGGCAGCTCGACGAGAAGAGCCGGCTGAGGCGCTACGCCATCATGCCCCACCGGCACAACTACATCCTGCCCTACACCTACAACTTCCACCAGGAGAAGAAGCCCTTCGAGTCGGCCTACCCGGGCACGGAGCTCGACGACGCCGAGATCAAGTTCCAGATCAGCCTCAAGGTGAAGCTCTGGCAGGACATCCTCGGGCTGCCCCTGGATCTCTGGTTCGCCTATACGCAGCTGTCGTTCTGGCAGTTCTACAACACCGAGTTCTCCTCCCCCTTCCGCGAGACGAATTACGAACCGGAGGCCCTGCTCAACTACCGCACCGACACGGACATCCTCGGCCTGATGCGGAGCCGGTTCATCCAGGTCGGCCTCAACCACCAGTCCAACGGCCGCGGCGAGCCCCTCTCGCGCAGCTGGAACCGGATCGTGGCCAACTTCGGCTTCGAGAGGGACGTCCTGAACCTCCAGCTCAAGACCTGGCTGCGCATCCCCGAGAGCGCAGACAAGGACGACAACCCGGACATCGAGTCCTACCTGGGCTACGGGGAGATCTGGCTGGGCACGATCTGGCGGGATTTCCACCTGGCGCTGATGCTCCGCAACAACCTGCGCCTCGACGACAACCGCGGCGCGGCGCAGCTCGAGGTGAGCTTCCCCCTGATCGAGCACCTCAACGGCTACGTCCAGTACTTCGTGGGCTACGGCGAGAGCCTCATCGACTACAACCACTTCGCGCACCGCATCGGCGTGGGCGTGATGGTGAAGGACTGGTAG
- a CDS encoding IS1182 family transposase produces the protein MLRERRCAHAYRTGDRLQLGLLPASIEDYVSPEDPVRAYDAFVEALDLPQLGIEVDPNQVGNAAYDPRAMLKLLVYGYSYGVRSSRKLERECHHNLAFVWLMAGLRPDHKTIAEFRRNHKAALKQVLRHCARLCIKLDLIAGNVLFVDGTKIRANASRYRSHDRAWYEKKLADLDRRIEQLLQDCEAIDRRERHMDSYVAMRKDLAQTNTLKDRVQEALRGFEGGSHRHVNLTDPDCALMKSVQGSHAAYNVQLVVDDKQGLLLQADAVEETSDVNQFARQIEAANALLESPCETACADAGYADTAELEKIDRQGIRVIVPSQRQARKEPEKPFSKSHFAYDPEQDDYSCPEGHRLRYESTEKRTGKRHYVITDAAICHACRHYGSCTQARRGRKIIRLPNEEVKLRLEAQYEEAASQAVYERRKTRAEHPFGHIKRNLKVDAFLLRGLEGARAEVSMLASCFNVARLISLLGVNGLIERLRALGRPCFAPA, from the coding sequence GTGCTCCGCGAAAGGAGATGCGCTCATGCCTATCGAACCGGCGACCGTCTGCAACTGGGGCTGCTGCCCGCCAGCATCGAGGACTACGTGTCCCCCGAGGACCCGGTACGGGCCTACGATGCCTTCGTGGAGGCCTTGGATCTGCCGCAACTGGGCATCGAGGTGGACCCCAACCAGGTCGGCAACGCCGCCTACGATCCGCGCGCGATGCTCAAGCTGCTGGTCTACGGCTACTCCTACGGGGTACGCAGTTCCCGCAAGCTCGAACGGGAGTGCCACCACAACCTGGCCTTTGTGTGGCTGATGGCCGGGCTGAGGCCCGACCACAAGACCATCGCGGAGTTTAGGCGCAACCACAAGGCGGCCCTCAAGCAGGTGCTCCGGCACTGCGCCCGGCTCTGCATCAAGCTCGACCTAATCGCGGGCAACGTGCTGTTTGTCGACGGCACAAAGATCCGGGCCAATGCCTCACGCTACCGCAGCCATGACCGGGCCTGGTACGAGAAGAAGCTGGCCGATCTGGATCGGCGCATCGAGCAGCTGTTGCAGGACTGCGAGGCCATCGACCGCCGGGAGCGGCACATGGACTCGTACGTGGCGATGCGAAAGGACCTTGCCCAGACGAACACGCTCAAGGACCGGGTCCAGGAGGCCCTGCGGGGCTTCGAGGGAGGCAGCCACCGGCACGTCAACCTCACCGACCCGGACTGCGCCCTGATGAAGAGCGTCCAGGGCAGCCACGCGGCCTACAACGTCCAGTTGGTGGTGGATGACAAGCAGGGGCTTCTGCTGCAGGCCGATGCCGTCGAAGAGACCAGTGATGTCAACCAGTTCGCCCGGCAGATCGAGGCCGCCAACGCGCTGCTGGAGAGTCCCTGCGAGACGGCCTGCGCCGATGCCGGCTATGCCGACACGGCGGAGCTCGAGAAGATCGACCGCCAGGGGATCCGAGTGATCGTGCCTTCACAGCGGCAGGCGAGGAAAGAGCCGGAAAAGCCGTTCAGCAAAAGCCATTTTGCGTATGACCCAGAGCAAGATGACTACAGCTGCCCTGAAGGTCACAGGCTCCGGTATGAATCGACGGAAAAACGCACGGGCAAGCGGCACTACGTGATCACCGACGCGGCCATCTGCCACGCGTGCCGGCACTACGGGAGCTGCACCCAGGCGCGCAGGGGGCGCAAGATCATCCGGCTGCCCAACGAAGAGGTTAAGCTCAGGCTGGAGGCCCAGTACGAGGAGGCCGCCTCGCAGGCCGTCTACGAGAGGCGCAAAACCCGGGCCGAGCATCCCTTCGGGCACATCAAGCGCAACCTCAAGGTCGATGCCTTCCTGCTACGGGGGCTCGAGGGGGCGCGAGCCGAGGTCTCGATGCTGGCCAGTTGCTTCAATGTGGCTCGCCTGATCTCGCTGCTCGGGGTCAACGGGCTCATCGAGAGGCTCCGGGCCCTCGGAAGGCCCTGCTTCGCACCGGCATGA
- a CDS encoding CAP domain-containing protein: protein MRIRLRLRGALPGLARLGLCALLGLLTAAPAAAARDIDFEALAQEIVREVNLARTNPGAYAAWLKAQRPWYRGTQLRRPGETPIRTEEGRAAVDEAIRWLERQRPVGALSLSRGLSLAARDLVAPQGASGGFGHTGPDGSTPSQRIERHGRWESIIGENVAYGQRTARDVVAAFIVDDGVPDRGHRKNLFNPAFRVMGVDCGPHAAYGVTCAITFAGGFREKTGP, encoded by the coding sequence ATGCGCATCCGGCTCCGCCTGCGCGGCGCGCTGCCGGGGCTTGCCCGCCTCGGCCTGTGCGCCCTCCTCGGGCTCCTGACCGCCGCCCCTGCGGCGGCCGCCCGGGACATTGATTTCGAGGCCCTCGCGCAGGAGATCGTCCGCGAGGTCAACCTGGCCCGGACGAACCCGGGGGCCTATGCCGCCTGGCTGAAGGCCCAGCGGCCCTGGTACCGGGGCACGCAGCTGAGGCGTCCCGGGGAGACGCCGATCCGGACGGAGGAGGGCCGTGCGGCCGTCGACGAGGCCATCCGCTGGCTCGAGAGGCAGCGGCCCGTGGGCGCCCTGAGCCTCTCGCGCGGACTGTCGCTCGCCGCCCGCGACCTCGTGGCGCCCCAGGGGGCATCGGGCGGTTTCGGCCACACGGGGCCCGACGGCAGCACGCCGTCGCAGCGCATCGAGCGCCACGGCCGCTGGGAGTCCATCATCGGGGAGAACGTCGCCTACGGCCAGCGGACGGCCCGCGACGTGGTGGCGGCCTTCATCGTCGACGACGGCGTGCCGGACCGCGGGCACCGGAAGAACCTTTTCAACCCCGCATTCCGCGTCATGGGCGTCGATTGCGGCCCGCACGCCGCCTACGGCGTCACCTGCGCGATCACCTTCGCGGGCGGCTTCCGCGAGAAGACAGGCCCCTGA
- a CDS encoding GGDEF domain-containing protein, giving the protein MILAEGLSPADREFLAGTADLVVEPVDDLAGRLAALAHENRQLKSLSLSDDLTGLYNRRFFSIQLEIEMARSLRTGQPCCLMMIDFDNFKDINDRLGHDEGDRFLTQMGGLIREKLRPTDFVCRYGGDEFAVIMPATSLLDGIGIAKRLREFTSRYTWKMAVRVSASFGLAVFEPSSPMGAEEFFKQADSELYRAKKTGKNRICHPAQAAAQARQRQPVGPAEREALFGLETAPPGRE; this is encoded by the coding sequence GTGATCCTTGCCGAGGGCCTTTCGCCGGCCGACCGGGAATTCCTTGCCGGCACGGCCGACCTCGTCGTCGAGCCCGTGGATGACCTCGCCGGACGCCTGGCTGCGCTCGCGCACGAGAACCGGCAGCTCAAGTCACTGAGCCTCAGCGACGACCTCACCGGGCTCTACAACAGGCGGTTCTTCTCCATCCAGCTCGAGATCGAGATGGCCCGCTCCCTTCGGACGGGCCAGCCCTGCTGCCTGATGATGATCGATTTCGACAATTTCAAGGACATCAACGACCGGCTCGGCCACGACGAGGGCGACCGGTTCCTCACCCAGATGGGCGGCCTGATCCGCGAGAAGCTGCGCCCCACGGACTTCGTCTGCCGCTACGGCGGTGACGAGTTCGCCGTCATCATGCCCGCCACGAGCCTGCTGGACGGGATCGGGATTGCGAAGCGGCTGAGGGAATTCACTTCCCGCTACACCTGGAAGATGGCCGTCCGGGTCTCGGCGAGCTTCGGGCTGGCCGTGTTCGAGCCCTCGAGCCCGATGGGTGCTGAAGAATTCTTCAAACAAGCCGATAGTGAATTGTATCGGGCCAAGAAGACCGGCAAGAACCGCATCTGCCACCCCGCCCAGGCTGCGGCCCAGGCCCGGCAGCGTCAGCCGGTGGGCCCGGCGGAGCGCGAGGCGCTCTTCGGCCTGGAGACGGCTCCGCCAGGCAGAGAGTGA
- a CDS encoding MaoC family dehydratase has protein sequence MGTLYFDDFRVGDRFESPGMTVTEGQIIDFAMRFDPQVFHVDAEAAKATPYGGLIASGIHTIALTFRLFLMTGALNAENSLGSPGFDELRWLKPVRPGDTLRAEGEVLELRPSKAADRGIVRFRYSARNQKGETVFTVIGNQIVRRRPQGAV, from the coding sequence ATGGGAACGCTCTATTTCGACGATTTCAGGGTCGGCGACCGATTCGAGTCGCCGGGGATGACGGTGACGGAGGGGCAGATCATCGATTTTGCGATGCGCTTCGACCCGCAGGTCTTCCACGTCGACGCCGAGGCGGCGAAGGCGACCCCCTACGGGGGGCTCATTGCGAGCGGGATCCACACGATCGCCCTGACGTTCCGCCTGTTCCTCATGACGGGCGCCCTCAACGCGGAGAACAGCCTGGGGTCCCCGGGGTTCGACGAGTTGCGGTGGCTCAAGCCCGTCCGCCCCGGCGACACGCTGCGGGCCGAGGGCGAGGTCCTGGAACTCAGGCCCTCGAAGGCCGCCGACCGCGGCATCGTCCGTTTCCGCTACTCCGCGCGCAACCAGAAGGGCGAGACGGTCTTCACGGTCATCGGCAACCAGATCGTCCGCCGCCGCCCGCAGGGCGCGGTGTGA
- a CDS encoding CoA-binding protein, which produces MESIRPLDAIFKPASVALIGASSTPGKLSYDILYNLIHAGFTGPIYPVNPKADEILGLKAYPSIGATPTPADMAVVVIPARMVVGAIEECGKAGVKSAVVVTGGFAEAGAEGEKLQAQLAKAGREHGVRLIGPNCQGVNIPYSSLCASWPLITTRGRIAFISQSGTVGAALIDWASVEHLGFSGFVSLGNRADVDESDCIHYFNDDPNTRVIACYIEGVKRPAAFVEALRQASKPVVILKSGRTARGRVAAESHTKSLAGSDEVYQAIFKKYNVCRADNLEELYDFAKGLAYLDRPAGKRLLFISSSGGAAILGIDEAEKYGFEVPFPPEELKARLRAFLPAHCGLTNPIDLTGDAITDPSLYSKTIAEAKSDYDTSVVIFGDPVHGASDIVTGKGELVVFCGGAEVEREEALKMHEKGIPVYPTPERGVRALAQFFAHEEAVPRAPEPHGKADDAGPRLRLMPAPAAVRLLRSYRIPAVTAAPAKSAAEAVRLARRFTRPVALKVVSPDISHKTDVGGVALGIPPSGVRKAWDAMMAAVRKKAPGARIDGVTLSPMAAPGGVEVILGIARDPQYGATMLFGLGGIFAEIYKDVQLCLLPASPGDFERMIRGIKGYPILAGARGRAPRDIAALVDVMGRLARIADDYPGFDQIDLNPVIVYEKGVSVVDYRILHK; this is translated from the coding sequence ATGGAATCGATCCGTCCGCTGGATGCCATCTTCAAGCCGGCGAGCGTGGCCCTCATCGGCGCCTCGAGCACGCCCGGAAAGCTCAGCTACGACATCCTCTACAACCTCATCCACGCCGGCTTCACGGGGCCCATCTATCCCGTCAACCCCAAGGCCGACGAGATCCTGGGGCTCAAGGCCTATCCGTCGATCGGGGCGACCCCGACGCCCGCGGACATGGCCGTCGTCGTCATCCCCGCCCGGATGGTCGTGGGGGCCATCGAGGAGTGCGGCAAGGCCGGCGTGAAGTCCGCCGTGGTCGTCACCGGGGGGTTTGCCGAGGCGGGCGCGGAGGGGGAAAAGCTCCAGGCCCAGCTGGCGAAGGCGGGCCGGGAGCACGGCGTGCGGCTCATCGGGCCCAACTGCCAGGGGGTGAACATCCCCTACAGCAGCCTCTGCGCATCCTGGCCGCTCATCACGACGAGAGGGCGCATCGCCTTCATCTCCCAGAGCGGCACCGTCGGCGCGGCCCTCATCGACTGGGCGAGCGTTGAGCACCTGGGGTTCAGCGGCTTCGTCAGCCTCGGCAACCGGGCCGACGTGGACGAGTCGGACTGCATCCACTACTTCAACGACGACCCCAACACGAGGGTCATCGCCTGCTACATCGAGGGCGTGAAGCGCCCCGCCGCCTTCGTCGAGGCGCTGAGGCAGGCCTCCAAGCCCGTCGTCATCCTCAAGTCGGGCCGCACGGCAAGGGGCCGCGTAGCCGCCGAGAGCCACACGAAGTCCCTGGCGGGAAGCGACGAGGTCTACCAGGCCATTTTCAAAAAATACAACGTCTGCCGCGCCGACAACCTCGAGGAGCTCTATGATTTCGCCAAGGGCCTGGCGTACCTGGACCGGCCGGCGGGCAAGCGGCTCCTGTTCATCTCGAGCTCCGGCGGCGCCGCGATCCTGGGCATCGACGAGGCCGAGAAGTACGGCTTCGAGGTCCCCTTCCCGCCGGAGGAGCTCAAGGCGCGGCTCCGGGCGTTTCTGCCCGCGCACTGCGGCCTCACGAACCCCATCGACCTGACGGGCGACGCCATCACGGACCCCAGCCTGTACTCGAAGACGATCGCCGAGGCGAAGTCCGACTACGACACGAGCGTGGTGATCTTCGGCGACCCCGTCCACGGCGCCTCGGACATCGTGACGGGCAAGGGCGAGCTCGTCGTGTTCTGCGGGGGGGCCGAGGTCGAGCGCGAGGAGGCCCTCAAGATGCACGAGAAGGGCATCCCCGTCTACCCCACGCCGGAGCGGGGCGTGCGGGCCCTGGCCCAGTTCTTCGCCCACGAGGAGGCGGTGCCCAGGGCGCCCGAGCCGCACGGGAAGGCGGACGACGCGGGGCCGAGGCTCCGGCTCATGCCCGCGCCGGCGGCGGTGCGCCTGCTGCGCTCCTACCGGATCCCGGCCGTCACGGCGGCCCCCGCGAAGAGCGCGGCCGAGGCGGTCAGGCTTGCCAGGCGGTTCACCCGGCCCGTGGCCCTCAAGGTCGTCTCGCCCGACATCTCCCACAAGACGGACGTGGGGGGCGTCGCGCTCGGCATCCCGCCCTCGGGCGTCCGGAAGGCCTGGGACGCCATGATGGCAGCGGTCCGCAAGAAGGCACCCGGCGCCCGGATCGACGGGGTCACGCTCTCGCCCATGGCGGCGCCCGGCGGCGTCGAGGTCATCCTCGGCATCGCCCGCGACCCGCAGTACGGGGCGACGATGCTGTTCGGCCTCGGCGGAATCTTCGCGGAGATCTACAAGGACGTGCAGCTGTGCCTGCTGCCGGCCTCGCCCGGCGATTTCGAGAGGATGATCCGGGGGATCAAGGGATACCCGATCCTGGCGGGGGCGCGGGGCAGGGCCCCGAGGGACATTGCGGCCCTCGTCGACGTGATGGGCAGGCTCGCGAGGATCGCCGACGACTACCCGGGGTTCGACCAGATCGATCTCAACCCGGTCATCGTCTACGAGAAGGGCGTCTCCGTGGTGGACTACCGGATCCTGCACAAGTGA
- a CDS encoding MinD/ParA family protein, whose amino-acid sequence MTMHPNKTPLIVTITSGKGGVGKSFVTVNLAASLASRGRKVLVVDCDLGLANVDIMLGIHPRLSLKDVLFGSAPPEEVIIPTRAGFDLLPACSGVREMAQLLFEKIQIVKRMLLTLEGYDAILLDTGAGIAETVLQFNLLAPRNIIVLNRELTSITDSYAMMKVMHQVFGRDAFGLVVNTVADDREGERIFNHVDGICRRFLGVATEYLGPVYRDEAVPRSILRQEPLVVAEPASKTAACFSRIAEGVSRWGAPGPRQRTGRARADAARGTLH is encoded by the coding sequence ATGACGATGCACCCGAACAAGACGCCCCTCATCGTCACGATCACGAGCGGCAAGGGGGGCGTCGGCAAGTCCTTCGTCACGGTGAACCTCGCCGCGTCCCTCGCCTCGCGCGGGCGGAAGGTCCTCGTGGTCGACTGCGACCTCGGCCTGGCCAACGTGGACATCATGCTGGGCATCCATCCCCGGCTGAGCCTCAAGGACGTTCTCTTCGGCAGCGCCCCGCCGGAAGAGGTCATCATCCCGACCCGGGCGGGCTTCGATCTCCTGCCGGCCTGTTCCGGCGTGCGGGAGATGGCCCAGCTCCTGTTCGAGAAGATCCAGATCGTCAAACGAATGCTTCTGACCCTGGAGGGCTACGATGCCATCCTGCTCGACACGGGTGCGGGCATCGCCGAGACGGTCCTGCAGTTCAACCTTCTGGCGCCCCGGAACATCATCGTGCTGAACCGCGAGCTGACCTCGATCACGGATTCCTACGCCATGATGAAGGTCATGCACCAGGTCTTCGGGAGAGACGCCTTCGGTCTCGTCGTGAACACCGTGGCCGATGACCGCGAGGGCGAGAGGATTTTCAACCACGTCGACGGCATCTGCCGCCGTTTCCTGGGCGTCGCGACGGAATACCTGGGGCCCGTCTACCGGGACGAGGCGGTGCCGAGATCCATCCTCCGGCAGGAACCGCTCGTCGTGGCCGAGCCGGCCTCGAAAACGGCGGCTTGCTTCTCCCGCATCGCCGAGGGCGTCAGTCGTTGGGGCGCCCCCGGGCCGAGGCAGCGGACAGGCCGCGCAAGGGCCGATGCCGCCAGGGGGACGCTGCACTGA
- a CDS encoding MBL fold metallo-hydrolase, with product MRHRTAGKVAENLWYLGREESGVYWLEGRDGSILINGGLAHILPDVRRQMQDFGLDPAKLTKILILHSHFDHIGVIPWFKRNWPAIEVCGSAETWRILQMQKAIDIANQFSRVVAEKMGLGAALQDVDFAWRDDIAGTTVAEGDRIDLGGVSLDILFTPGHTNCSITAYEPERKALFASDGGGIPYREGSFASANTNFTQYLESLEKMKPLAVEFLCADHYGYVTGEDARGFIDLTLREGRKLRAMMEGILREKGNVDDAAKAMNVLFYKECPDYFIAPDILEGVFRQMMKFLEKNLQS from the coding sequence ATGAGGCATCGCACGGCGGGAAAGGTCGCGGAGAACCTCTGGTACCTCGGCCGCGAGGAGTCGGGGGTGTACTGGCTCGAGGGGCGCGACGGGTCCATCCTGATCAACGGGGGGCTCGCGCACATCCTGCCGGACGTGCGGAGGCAGATGCAGGACTTCGGGCTCGACCCGGCGAAGCTCACGAAGATCCTGATCCTGCACTCGCACTTCGACCACATCGGCGTCATCCCCTGGTTCAAGCGCAACTGGCCGGCCATCGAGGTCTGCGGCTCGGCGGAGACCTGGCGGATCCTCCAGATGCAGAAGGCCATCGACATCGCCAACCAGTTCAGCCGGGTCGTGGCGGAGAAGATGGGACTCGGGGCGGCCCTGCAGGACGTCGATTTCGCCTGGCGCGACGACATCGCGGGCACGACCGTGGCGGAGGGCGACCGGATCGACCTGGGAGGGGTTTCGCTGGACATCCTCTTCACCCCCGGGCACACGAACTGCTCCATCACGGCCTACGAGCCCGAACGGAAGGCCCTCTTCGCCTCCGACGGCGGCGGCATCCCCTACCGGGAGGGCTCCTTCGCGTCGGCCAACACCAACTTCACCCAGTACCTCGAGAGCCTCGAGAAGATGAAGCCCCTGGCCGTGGAGTTTCTCTGCGCGGACCACTACGGCTATGTCACGGGCGAGGACGCCCGAGGGTTCATCGACCTGACCCTGCGCGAGGGCCGGAAGCTCCGCGCCATGATGGAGGGGATCCTCCGGGAGAAGGGCAACGTCGACGACGCCGCCAAGGCGATGAACGTCCTGTTTTACAAGGAGTGCCCGGATTACTTCATCGCGCCGGACATCCTCGAGGGGGTCTTCCGGCAGATGATGAAGTTCCTGGAGAAGAACCTTCAGTCCTGA
- a CDS encoding S41 family peptidase yields MKSAKGKLFVTLCLLLTLFVLFGPYGDTRVSAVDTATYKSLKIFNEVLDIVEKNYVEEVKQKKLIDEAVNGMIKSLDPHSAYLTPDQYKELQVDTSGTFGGLGIVISMQNDQLTVVSPIEDTPAFKAGIKAGDRIMKIDGQITKGMSIQEAVKKMRGPENTKVTLTIMRKDFKEPKDYEITRAVIKIKSVKHNVYEDSIGYIRISAFQESTVDELKKALQQISGKSKELKGLVIDVRNNPGGLLDQAVKASDAFLKSGTIVSTKGRAKAIESKFVARDDGTEPTSPIVVLVNEGTASASEILAGALQDNGRAIVLGMPTFGKGSVQTVIPLEDGSALKLTTAKYYTPKGRSIQAEGIKPDIVVEPIRPAEGPETAEAHMLREKDLKGHIRGDREVEQKPEEGKGKEQDKGKEKTDLQRDNQLKSAVDILKSWEVFKRIGKN; encoded by the coding sequence ATGAAAAGTGCCAAGGGCAAGCTCTTCGTGACCCTATGCCTTCTGCTGACGCTGTTCGTTCTGTTCGGCCCTTACGGGGACACCAGAGTCTCCGCCGTCGACACGGCCACCTACAAGAGCCTCAAGATCTTCAACGAGGTGCTCGACATCGTCGAGAAGAACTACGTCGAGGAGGTCAAGCAGAAGAAGCTCATCGACGAGGCCGTCAACGGGATGATCAAGTCCCTCGACCCCCACAGCGCTTACCTGACCCCCGACCAGTACAAGGAGCTCCAGGTGGACACGAGCGGGACCTTCGGCGGCCTCGGCATCGTCATCTCGATGCAGAACGACCAGCTGACCGTCGTCTCCCCGATCGAGGACACGCCCGCGTTCAAGGCGGGGATCAAGGCCGGCGACCGCATCATGAAGATCGACGGCCAGATCACGAAGGGCATGTCCATCCAGGAGGCCGTCAAGAAGATGCGGGGCCCGGAGAACACCAAGGTGACCCTGACGATCATGCGCAAGGATTTCAAGGAGCCCAAGGACTACGAGATCACCCGGGCCGTCATCAAGATCAAGAGCGTCAAGCACAACGTCTACGAGGACAGCATCGGCTACATCCGCATCTCGGCCTTCCAGGAATCCACCGTTGACGAGCTCAAGAAGGCCCTCCAGCAGATCAGCGGCAAGTCCAAGGAACTCAAGGGCCTCGTCATCGACGTCCGCAACAACCCCGGGGGTCTCCTGGACCAGGCCGTCAAGGCATCGGATGCCTTCCTGAAGTCCGGCACCATCGTGTCGACCAAGGGCCGCGCGAAGGCCATCGAGAGCAAGTTCGTCGCCAGGGACGACGGCACCGAGCCTACGTCCCCCATCGTGGTCCTCGTCAACGAGGGGACGGCCAGCGCCTCGGAGATCCTCGCGGGCGCCCTGCAGGACAACGGCCGGGCCATCGTCCTCGGGATGCCGACCTTCGGCAAGGGCTCGGTGCAGACCGTGATCCCCCTCGAGGACGGCTCCGCCCTGAAGCTGACGACCGCCAAGTACTACACCCCCAAGGGCCGATCCATCCAGGCGGAGGGCATCAAGCCCGACATCGTGGTCGAGCCCATCCGCCCGGCCGAGGGCCCGGAGACGGCCGAGGCCCACATGCTGAGGGAGAAAGACCTCAAGGGGCACATCCGCGGGGATCGTGAGGTCGAACAGAAGCCTGAGGAGGGCAAGGGCAAGGAGCAGGACAAGGGCAAGGAGAAGACCGATCTGCAGCGGGACAATCAGCTCAAGAGCGCCGTCGACATCCTCAAGAGCTGGGAGGTATTCAAGCGCATCGGGAAAAACTGA
- a CDS encoding bile acid:sodium symporter, translating into MALPFRPRDILLLAVVFSSMAAGICCPGVFAFLQPYPLACLMALFFMSFLSIRLEAVRDALRLAGFPLLVLVLLKMFVLPLILYGLFRVVLPDYALSALLLTAVSTGVVAPFMSNLVGGNSARVLVVTVITSLLVPFSLPAVVEIVLAKSVELSFWDMLRVLALAILVPIAAVQALRRAAPRLLEAANRRAYPVNLVLFACINLGVFSKHADVFYNDPGLIGEAALVGIALSALYAAAGILFFRRSAVEDRLAGAVMMAHMNNVLMIVFSAQFFGPRETMTAAMYLVPFFGLVLPLRRYGERSGRGA; encoded by the coding sequence ATGGCGCTCCCGTTCCGGCCGAGAGACATCCTGCTGCTTGCCGTCGTGTTCTCGTCGATGGCGGCCGGCATCTGCTGCCCGGGGGTCTTCGCCTTCCTGCAGCCTTACCCGCTCGCGTGTCTCATGGCGCTTTTCTTCATGAGCTTCCTCTCCATCCGGCTCGAGGCGGTCCGGGATGCCCTTCGCCTGGCGGGCTTTCCGCTCCTCGTCCTCGTCCTGCTGAAAATGTTCGTCCTGCCCCTCATCCTTTACGGGCTGTTCCGGGTCGTCCTGCCCGACTACGCCCTCTCGGCGCTCCTGCTGACCGCGGTCTCCACGGGCGTCGTGGCGCCTTTCATGTCGAACCTCGTGGGGGGCAACAGCGCCCGGGTCCTCGTCGTGACCGTCATCACGTCGCTGCTGGTGCCCTTCAGCCTTCCGGCCGTCGTCGAGATCGTCCTCGCGAAAAGCGTGGAGCTGTCCTTCTGGGACATGCTCCGCGTGCTGGCGCTGGCCATCCTCGTCCCGATTGCCGCCGTGCAGGCCCTCCGGCGCGCCGCGCCCCGGCTGCTCGAGGCCGCCAACCGCCGTGCCTACCCCGTGAACCTCGTCCTGTTTGCCTGCATCAACCTCGGGGTCTTCTCGAAGCATGCCGACGTCTTCTACAACGACCCCGGCCTCATCGGGGAGGCGGCTCTCGTCGGCATCGCCCTGTCGGCCCTCTACGCCGCCGCGGGTATCCTCTTCTTCCGCCGCAGCGCCGTGGAAGACCGTCTGGCGGGCGCCGTGATGATGGCGCACATGAACAACGTCCTCATGATCGTCTTCTCGGCCCAGTTCTTCGGGCCCCGGGAGACGATGACGGCGGCCATGTACCTGGTGCCCTTCTTCGGGCTCGTGCTGCCGCTGAGGCGCTACGGCGAGCGTTCCGGGCGGGGGGCGTGA